The following coding sequences are from one Veillonella rodentium window:
- the mce gene encoding methylmalonyl-CoA epimerase, whose translation MAFKVLQVDHIGIGVNDLAATKEFYKNALGIQHLPEDEVVEEQKVKVSFFPCGDAELEFLETTTPDGPIGKFIEKNGGRDGIQHVALRVDNIENAIADLMAKGIRMIDEKPRYGAGGSSIAFVHPKATGGVLLELCQRMK comes from the coding sequence ATGGCTTTTAAAGTATTACAAGTGGACCATATCGGTATTGGTGTAAATGATTTAGCAGCAACGAAAGAATTTTATAAAAACGCATTAGGTATTCAACATCTTCCTGAAGATGAAGTTGTTGAAGAACAAAAAGTAAAAGTATCATTCTTCCCTTGTGGTGATGCAGAACTCGAATTTTTGGAAACTACAACTCCAGATGGCCCTATCGGTAAATTTATCGAAAAGAATGGCGGTCGTGACGGCATTCAACACGTTGCTTTACGCGTAGATAATATTGAAAACGCTATTGCTGATTTGATGGCTAAAGGTATTCGTATGATTGACGAAAAACCTCGTTACGGTGCAGGCGGTTCCTCCATTGCTTTCGTTCATCCTAAAGCAACAGGTGGCGTATTGCTTGAATTATGTCAACGTATGAAATAA
- the mmdB gene encoding methylmalonyl-CoA decarboxylase subunit beta, with the protein MEAFAVAIQSVINDSGFLAFTTGNAIMILVGLILLYLAFAKEFEPLLLGPIAFGCLLANIPHNGFEEGVMALISAGISQEIFPPLIFLGVGAMTDFGPLIANPKTLLLGAAAQIGVFAALGGAMALGFTVQEAAAIGIIGGADGPTSIYLAAKLAPHLLGAIAVAAYSYMSLVPLIQPPVMKLFTTKKEREIVMEQLREVTRFEKIVFPIVATIFISLLLPSITSLLGMLMLGNLFRESGVTDRLSDTSQNALINTVTIFLATGTGLTMSAEHFLSWGTIKIILLGLFAFICGTAGGVLFGKLMSLVDGGKTNPLIGSAGVSAVPMAARVSQVVGAKANPANFLLMHAMGPNVAGVIGTAVAAGTMLAMLSTR; encoded by the coding sequence ATGGAGGCTTTTGCTGTTGCGATACAATCCGTTATTAACGATAGCGGTTTCCTCGCATTTACAACAGGCAATGCTATAATGATTCTTGTAGGATTAATACTATTATATTTAGCATTTGCAAAAGAGTTTGAACCATTATTGTTGGGTCCGATTGCTTTTGGTTGTTTGCTCGCAAACATTCCTCATAACGGTTTTGAAGAAGGCGTTATGGCACTTATCAGTGCGGGTATTTCCCAAGAAATCTTCCCACCACTAATTTTCCTTGGCGTAGGTGCCATGACTGACTTCGGTCCGCTTATTGCGAACCCTAAGACATTGTTATTAGGTGCTGCCGCACAAATCGGTGTATTTGCAGCTCTTGGTGGTGCAATGGCTTTGGGCTTTACTGTACAAGAAGCTGCCGCTATCGGTATCATCGGTGGCGCGGACGGCCCTACATCCATCTATTTGGCGGCTAAATTAGCTCCACATTTATTAGGTGCTATCGCGGTTGCCGCATATTCCTATATGTCCTTGGTACCGTTGATTCAACCTCCGGTAATGAAGTTATTCACTACTAAAAAAGAACGTGAAATTGTGATGGAACAATTGCGTGAAGTAACACGTTTTGAAAAAATCGTATTCCCAATTGTTGCAACGATTTTCATTTCCTTATTGCTTCCTTCCATTACATCCTTGTTAGGTATGTTGATGTTAGGTAACTTGTTCCGTGAATCCGGTGTAACGGATCGCTTATCCGATACATCTCAAAATGCGTTAATCAATACCGTTACCATTTTCTTGGCAACAGGTACTGGTTTAACGATGAGTGCGGAACACTTCTTAAGCTGGGGCACTATTAAAATCATCCTTTTAGGCTTATTTGCATTTATTTGCGGTACAGCCGGCGGTGTATTATTTGGTAAATTGATGAGCTTAGTCGATGGCGGTAAAACAAATCCACTTATTGGTTCTGCCGGTGTATCCGCGGTTCCAATGGCGGCTCGCGTATCCCAAGTAGTTGGTGCTAAAGCTAATCCTGCAAACTTCTTGCTCATGCATGCTATGGGACCGAACGTAGCAGGTGTTATCGGTACAGCTGTAGCGGCAGGTACAATGCTTGCTATGTTGTCCACTCGTTAA
- the mmdC gene encoding methylmalonyl-CoA decarboxylase subunit gamma, producing the protein MKKFNVTVNGTAYDVEVNEVKSAAPAAAPKAAPAAAPAPKAAPAPAPAKAAAPVPAGAETVKAPMPGKILSVAVSAGQAVKKGETLLILEAMKMQNEIAAPHDATVKEVRVAANQTVSTGEDMVVLG; encoded by the coding sequence ATGAAAAAATTCAATGTTACAGTAAACGGCACAGCATATGATGTAGAAGTAAATGAAGTTAAAAGTGCGGCTCCTGCGGCAGCTCCTAAGGCAGCTCCTGCAGCGGCTCCAGCTCCTAAAGCAGCTCCTGCACCAGCACCAGCTAAAGCAGCAGCTCCAGTTCCAGCAGGTGCTGAAACTGTAAAAGCTCCAATGCCTGGTAAAATCCTATCCGTAGCAGTATCCGCTGGTCAAGCAGTTAAAAAAGGCGAAACTTTGTTGATTCTCGAAGCTATGAAAATGCAAAATGAAATCGCAGCTCCACATGATGCAACAGTAAAAGAAGTTCGTGTTGCTGCTAACCAAACTGTATCCACTGGCGAAGATATGGTTGTTCTTGGCTAA
- the mmdE gene encoding methylmalonyl-CoA decarboxylase subunit epsilon, which yields MNNATMTNGKAPSKDVVAVIVGALAAMGYSADQIAHIRPIVSYNWKMEGRLRGNR from the coding sequence ATGAACAATGCTACAATGACTAACGGTAAAGCTCCATCTAAAGATGTAGTGGCAGTTATCGTTGGTGCATTAGCGGCAATGGGTTATTCCGCTGATCAAATCGCGCATATTCGTCCGATTGTGAGCTATAATTGGAAAATGGAAGGGCGCTTACGCGGTAATCGATAG
- a CDS encoding acyl-CoA mutase large subunit family protein has translation MAYENLKAQIAEYNKLCDEKCVKTPERQNLKYNRVYTPVDIEGFDYERDLGMPGEYPYTRGVQPTMYRGRFWTMRMYAGFATAEESNKRYRYLIESGATGLSCAFDLPTQIGYDSDDVMAEGEVGKVGVAIDSLADMEILFDGIDLGKVSTSMTINAPASVLLAMYIAVAEKQGVPSTELKGTIQNDILKEYAARGTYIFPPKPSMRLITNIFEYCSQYVPKWNTISISGYHIREAGSTAAQEIAFTIADGIAYVEAALKAGLDVDTFAGRLSFFWNAHNNVLEEVAKFRASRRLWATIMKERFGAKKPKSMMLRVHTQTAGSMLTAQQVDNNIVRVALQTAAAVMGGTQSLHTNSRDEALALPTEASVQVALRTQQIVAYESGLADVVDPLGGSYYVEAMTNAIYDEAMAYIKKIDEMGGAVVAIEKGYIQKEIQESAYKWQMEVESGLRTIVGVNKFQVEEEAPKDLLRVDASVGANQSKKTQAVRAKRDQVAVDAALAALKAGAADENVNLMPLILEAVKTYATLGEICNVLREVFGEYEAHSTL, from the coding sequence ATGGCTTACGAAAATTTAAAAGCCCAAATTGCTGAGTACAACAAACTTTGTGACGAAAAATGCGTAAAAACTCCAGAACGTCAAAACTTGAAATACAATCGTGTATATACTCCGGTTGATATCGAAGGCTTTGACTATGAACGTGATTTGGGTATGCCTGGCGAATATCCATATACTCGTGGTGTACAACCTACTATGTACCGTGGCCGTTTCTGGACAATGCGTATGTATGCAGGCTTTGCAACTGCTGAAGAATCCAACAAACGTTACCGTTACCTTATCGAATCCGGTGCAACAGGCTTGTCCTGTGCATTTGATTTGCCTACACAAATCGGTTATGACTCTGATGATGTAATGGCTGAAGGCGAAGTTGGTAAAGTAGGCGTTGCTATTGACTCCTTGGCAGATATGGAAATCTTGTTCGACGGCATCGACCTTGGTAAAGTATCCACATCCATGACAATCAACGCTCCAGCGTCTGTTTTGTTGGCAATGTATATTGCAGTAGCTGAAAAACAAGGTGTACCTTCCACTGAATTGAAAGGTACAATTCAAAATGATATTTTGAAAGAATACGCAGCTCGCGGTACTTACATTTTCCCTCCAAAACCATCCATGCGTTTGATCACTAATATCTTCGAATATTGTTCTCAATACGTTCCTAAATGGAATACTATTTCCATCTCCGGTTACCATATCCGTGAAGCAGGTTCCACGGCAGCGCAAGAAATCGCATTTACAATTGCTGATGGTATCGCATACGTAGAAGCAGCTTTGAAAGCTGGTCTTGATGTTGATACATTCGCTGGTCGTCTTTCCTTCTTCTGGAATGCTCATAACAACGTACTCGAAGAAGTTGCTAAATTCCGCGCATCTCGTCGCTTGTGGGCAACAATCATGAAAGAACGTTTTGGTGCTAAAAAACCAAAATCCATGATGCTTCGTGTACATACTCAAACAGCTGGTTCCATGTTGACTGCACAACAAGTTGATAACAACATCGTTCGTGTTGCGCTTCAAACTGCAGCTGCTGTAATGGGCGGTACTCAATCCTTACATACAAACTCCCGTGACGAAGCTTTGGCTCTTCCTACAGAAGCATCTGTACAAGTAGCTCTTCGTACTCAACAAATCGTGGCTTACGAATCTGGCTTGGCTGACGTAGTTGACCCATTGGGCGGCTCCTACTATGTTGAAGCTATGACTAACGCTATCTATGACGAAGCTATGGCATACATCAAGAAAATTGATGAAATGGGCGGCGCTGTAGTAGCAATCGAAAAAGGCTACATCCAAAAAGAAATTCAAGAATCCGCTTACAAATGGCAAATGGAAGTTGAATCCGGCTTACGCACAATCGTTGGCGTAAACAAATTCCAAGTTGAAGAAGAAGCACCAAAAGATCTTCTTCGTGTAGATGCTTCCGTTGGTGCTAACCAATCCAAGAAAACTCAAGCGGTTCGTGCTAAACGTGATCAAGTAGCAGTTGATGCGGCATTGGCAGCACTTAAAGCGGGCGCAGCTGACGAAAACGTTAACTTGATGCCATTAATTCTTGAAGCAGTAAAAACATATGCTACTTTGGGTGAAATTTGTAATGTGTTGCGCGAAGTATTCGGTGAATACGAAGCTCATTCCACATTATAA
- the meaB gene encoding methylmalonyl Co-A mutase-associated GTPase MeaB, whose amino-acid sequence MDLVKELFEGSRLALARSITAVENEYDNAIDIMKAIYPETGRARILGITGAPGAGKSTLTDKVVKHYLDQGKKIGIVAIDPTSPFSGGAILGDRIRMNDLTLNENVFIRSMGTRGSLGGLSKKTADVVKLMDAFGMDLVIIETVGVGQSEVDIVKNADTTLVVLVPGLGDDIQAIKAGILEIGDVFAINKADRDGCDRLNVEIEMMLDLDSREVKWRPPIKRTVASKDQGVDELIEALDEHFEYLEDSGELEARRAERTRDEIIAMINEQIGRYVAEKIVTSDEFNSQVAAVNERTSDPYTVVNGVMSNVLK is encoded by the coding sequence ATGGATTTAGTTAAAGAACTATTTGAGGGTTCTCGACTAGCCTTAGCACGGTCCATTACTGCTGTAGAGAATGAGTATGATAATGCCATCGATATTATGAAGGCCATTTATCCTGAAACAGGTCGTGCTCGTATTCTCGGTATTACAGGGGCCCCTGGTGCCGGTAAAAGTACCTTGACCGATAAAGTTGTTAAACATTATTTGGATCAGGGGAAAAAAATTGGCATCGTTGCCATCGACCCGACTAGCCCATTCTCGGGTGGTGCTATCTTGGGGGACCGTATTCGAATGAATGATTTGACGTTAAATGAAAATGTATTTATTCGAAGCATGGGGACACGCGGTAGTTTAGGCGGCTTGTCTAAAAAAACTGCGGACGTTGTCAAGCTGATGGATGCCTTTGGTATGGATCTCGTCATCATTGAAACCGTAGGTGTAGGACAATCGGAAGTGGATATCGTAAAAAATGCGGATACCACATTAGTTGTTCTTGTGCCTGGCCTTGGTGATGATATTCAAGCAATTAAGGCGGGGATTCTTGAAATTGGCGATGTATTTGCTATCAACAAAGCGGATCGGGACGGTTGCGATCGTTTGAATGTTGAAATCGAGATGATGCTTGATCTCGATTCTCGCGAAGTCAAATGGAGACCTCCGATTAAGCGTACTGTTGCCAGCAAAGATCAAGGTGTAGATGAACTCATTGAAGCCTTGGATGAACATTTTGAGTATCTTGAAGACTCTGGTGAGTTGGAGGCTCGCCGGGCAGAACGTACGCGTGATGAAATCATCGCGATGATTAATGAGCAAATTGGTCGTTATGTGGCGGAAAAAATAGTCACTAGCGATGAATTTAATAGCCAAGTGGCAGCTGTAAATGAGCGCACCAGCGATCCATATACAGTTGTTAACGGCGTTATGTCAAATGTGCTAAAGTAG
- the mmdD gene encoding methylmalonyl-CoA decarboxylase subunit delta translates to MEGQAVTTNPLLIMAINMTVVFCVLIALGILMEIVHLVDPTKKKKTPVESSTPVAAPAASAASAPVQNDDEVVAAIVGAIVAMGYSSEQIASIRPTATSAKWRMEGRLSGRN, encoded by the coding sequence ATGGAAGGACAAGCAGTTACTACTAATCCGTTACTAATAATGGCCATTAATATGACCGTTGTGTTTTGTGTTTTGATTGCTTTGGGTATCCTGATGGAAATCGTTCATTTAGTTGATCCTACAAAGAAGAAAAAAACACCTGTTGAATCGAGTACACCTGTTGCTGCTCCTGCAGCTTCTGCAGCAAGTGCACCTGTTCAAAACGACGATGAAGTAGTAGCAGCTATCGTAGGTGCTATTGTAGCGATGGGGTATTCATCCGAACAAATCGCATCTATTCGACCTACAGCAACCAGCGCTAAATGGCGTATGGAAGGTCGTTTAAGCGGTAGAAATTAA
- a CDS encoding cobalamin B12-binding domain-containing protein: MAEKRIRVIVAKPGLDGHDRGAKVVARALRDAGFEVIYTGLRQTPEQIVEAALSEDVNVVALSLLSGAHNTLFPKIVELLKEKGMGDVLVIGGGVIPDADIPGLKKAGVAAVFTPGTPTGDIVKFIKEHVK; this comes from the coding sequence ATGGCAGAAAAACGTATTAGAGTAATTGTAGCAAAACCAGGTCTTGATGGTCATGACCGTGGTGCAAAAGTAGTAGCACGCGCTCTTCGCGATGCTGGTTTCGAAGTAATCTATACAGGTCTTCGTCAAACTCCAGAACAAATCGTTGAAGCAGCTCTTTCTGAAGACGTTAATGTAGTAGCATTATCTCTTCTTTCCGGCGCTCATAACACATTGTTCCCTAAAATTGTTGAACTTTTGAAAGAAAAAGGCATGGGTGATGTATTAGTTATCGGCGGCGGTGTTATCCCTGACGCTGATATCCCTGGCTTGAAAAAAGCCGGCGTAGCTGCTGTATTCACTCCTGGTACACCAACCGGCGATATCGTTAAATTCATTAAAGAACACGTGAAATAA
- a CDS encoding acetyl-CoA hydrolase/transferase family protein encodes MVIDIKDRVKNVDLQGKIVTAYDAAQLINPNDKVGISGFTPSGYAKVVPLALAERMEKEPFKIDLWTGASVGDEADGALTRANGINRRFPYQTNKDMRKALNGGDVKYVDMHLSTMAQNIRYGFFGDLDVAIIEVCQINEDGSLVPTTSVGNSPTFVSQAKKVIVEVNVSQPLSLVGMHDIYEPLDPPHRKPIPLEQAGDRIGTDAIPCDPSKIIAVVPSDVPDTTRPLAAIDDDAKAMSQHLIKFFEQEIAEGRLPQNLLPLQSGVGSVANAVISGLAQGPFKDLSIYTEVIQDGMFDLIDAGKVTVCSGTALSPSPDGLKRFYNNIDEYRKKIILRPQEISNNPGIARRIGVIAMNTAIEFDIFGNVNSTHIMGSKMMNGVGGSGDFARSAYLTIFCTNSVAKNGDISSIVPYVSHVDHPEHDTMIFCTEQGVADCRGLSPVERARLIIEKCAHPDYKPMLTEYLEKALAATKNAHTPMLLDEALSWHKRFTETGSMKK; translated from the coding sequence ATGGTGATAGACATCAAAGACCGCGTAAAAAATGTGGACCTGCAAGGTAAAATTGTCACTGCTTATGATGCAGCTCAGTTGATTAACCCTAATGACAAAGTTGGTATTTCCGGCTTTACACCATCGGGCTATGCAAAAGTTGTACCATTGGCTTTGGCAGAACGAATGGAAAAGGAACCATTCAAAATCGATTTATGGACAGGTGCTTCTGTAGGTGATGAAGCTGATGGTGCGTTAACACGTGCTAATGGTATTAATCGCCGCTTTCCATATCAAACCAATAAAGATATGCGGAAGGCTTTAAATGGTGGGGATGTTAAATATGTCGACATGCATTTGAGCACAATGGCACAAAATATTCGTTACGGATTCTTCGGAGATTTGGATGTAGCGATTATTGAAGTATGTCAAATCAACGAAGACGGTTCTTTAGTACCGACCACATCTGTTGGTAATTCCCCGACATTTGTCAGTCAGGCTAAAAAAGTTATCGTAGAAGTGAATGTATCTCAACCATTATCTTTAGTTGGCATGCACGATATCTATGAACCGTTGGACCCACCACATCGTAAACCAATTCCGTTGGAACAGGCCGGAGATCGCATCGGTACAGATGCAATCCCTTGTGACCCTAGCAAAATTATTGCCGTGGTTCCGAGTGATGTACCTGATACAACTAGACCTTTGGCTGCTATTGATGATGATGCAAAGGCGATGAGTCAGCATCTTATCAAATTCTTTGAACAAGAAATTGCAGAAGGCCGTTTGCCTCAAAACTTGCTTCCATTGCAATCCGGTGTAGGTTCTGTAGCAAATGCCGTAATCAGCGGCTTGGCTCAAGGCCCGTTCAAAGATTTATCCATTTATACAGAAGTAATTCAAGACGGTATGTTTGATTTAATCGATGCTGGTAAGGTAACAGTATGTTCCGGTACTGCATTGAGTCCTTCTCCGGATGGGTTGAAACGTTTCTATAATAATATCGATGAATATCGTAAAAAGATTATTCTTCGTCCGCAAGAAATTTCCAACAACCCTGGTATCGCTCGCCGTATTGGTGTCATTGCCATGAATACCGCTATCGAATTTGATATTTTTGGCAATGTAAACTCTACTCATATCATGGGTAGTAAAATGATGAATGGTGTTGGCGGATCTGGTGACTTTGCACGTAGTGCATATCTCACTATCTTCTGTACTAACTCCGTTGCTAAAAATGGCGACATCAGTTCTATCGTTCCATATGTATCCCATGTGGATCACCCAGAACATGACACTATGATTTTCTGTACAGAACAAGGTGTTGCCGATTGTCGTGGTTTGAGCCCAGTGGAAAGAGCTCGTTTAATCATTGAAAAATGTGCTCACCCGGACTACAAACCAATGTTAACTGAATACCTAGAAAAAGCATTAGCAGCAACAAAAAATGCCCATACACCTATGTTGCTTGACGAAGCTCTTTCTTGGCATAAACGCTTCACAGAAACTGGAAGCATGAAAAAATAA
- a CDS encoding O-antigen ligase family protein: MELALLPNHKKISFYIERLIYAVVVSMPLQPMVGDVLLWTAIGFALYDLISKKSLSLPTGFLSWSVMVFVAWTGLSAILSDHWGWAVSSWLYQIVAGGGMYYLVRTYIQSPKQWNYFLRAFLGAAVLVCLIGIYQYIFIPNIHIKDWVDATQFPKLMRRMASTLQNPNLLGAYLLMVLSVCISYILVYMKWQRTREVVSMSVIGIILFLTMLLTYSRGIWISFAAMILYWAIFVERRLFLSLLAIPLILYCYEGEVASRLWSIFQGHDTSADLRWALWDSTMYIVREHPVFGIGWNTFFLVYPNYNYYIQAPHVLMYHAHNLYLNILAETGIPGLLTFLTVIIGHVVTAIRLKGDLFCQAAQIGVGALAIGVLFSGLSDFELYSHQVTITFWQLLGWVGAFVKVEFIQNENTAASKDA, encoded by the coding sequence ATGGAACTAGCACTTCTCCCTAATCATAAAAAAATATCATTTTATATAGAGCGCCTCATCTATGCTGTTGTAGTATCTATGCCGTTACAGCCGATGGTGGGGGATGTTTTGTTGTGGACTGCTATCGGCTTTGCGCTGTACGATCTTATTTCGAAAAAATCGCTTAGCCTGCCTACGGGATTTCTATCCTGGAGCGTCATGGTTTTTGTGGCTTGGACAGGACTTTCAGCAATATTATCTGACCATTGGGGATGGGCTGTTTCGAGCTGGCTTTATCAAATCGTAGCCGGCGGTGGTATGTATTATCTGGTCCGTACCTATATTCAAAGCCCGAAACAGTGGAATTACTTCCTCCGTGCCTTTTTAGGTGCTGCCGTTCTTGTCTGTCTGATCGGCATCTATCAGTATATATTTATTCCTAATATACATATTAAAGACTGGGTGGATGCTACACAGTTTCCAAAATTGATGAGGCGCATGGCCTCGACCTTGCAAAACCCTAATTTGCTCGGTGCTTACCTGTTGATGGTGCTCAGTGTATGTATCAGCTATATTCTGGTGTATATGAAGTGGCAACGGACTCGGGAGGTCGTATCCATGTCGGTCATCGGCATTATCCTGTTTTTGACGATGTTACTGACCTATTCAAGAGGCATTTGGATCAGTTTTGCGGCGATGATTCTGTATTGGGCTATTTTTGTAGAGCGCAGACTATTTTTATCCTTGTTGGCTATACCGCTTATTTTATACTGCTACGAAGGTGAGGTTGCATCTCGTTTGTGGTCAATCTTTCAAGGCCATGATACATCAGCCGACTTACGTTGGGCTCTATGGGATAGTACCATGTACATCGTGCGGGAACATCCCGTTTTCGGTATAGGATGGAATACATTTTTCCTGGTTTATCCGAATTATAACTATTATATTCAGGCTCCTCATGTGCTGATGTACCATGCACATAATTTATATTTGAATATATTAGCCGAGACGGGTATCCCCGGATTATTAACATTCCTCACGGTTATTATCGGTCATGTGGTAACCGCCATTCGATTGAAAGGCGACTTATTCTGTCAGGCTGCACAGATCGGTGTGGGCGCTCTCGCCATAGGTGTTCTATTTAGCGGACTATCGGACTTTGAACTTTACAGTCATCAGGTGACCATTACATTTTGGCAGCTCTTAGGATGGGTAGGGGCTTTTGTGAAAGTGGAATTTATACAAAATGAGAATACCGCCGCATCCAAAGATGCGTAA
- the mmdA gene encoding methylmalonyl-CoA decarboxylase subunit alpha has protein sequence MATVQEKIELLHEKLAKVKAGGGEKRVEKQHSQGKMTARERLAKLFDDNSFVELDQFVKHRCVNFGQEKKELPGEGVVTGYGTIDGRLVYAFAQDFTVEGGSLGEMHAAKIVKVQRLAMKMGAPIVGINDSGGARIQEAVDALAGYGKIFFENTNASGVIPQISVIMGPCAGGAVYSPALTDFIYMVKNTSQMFITGPAVIKSVTGEEVTAEDLGGAMAHNSVSGVAHFAAEDEDDCIAQIRYLLGFLPSNNMEDAPLVDTGDDPTREDEALNSLLPDNSNMPYDMKDVIAATVDNGEFYEVQPFYATNIITCFARFDGQSVGIIANQPKVMAGCLDINASDKSSRFIRFCDAFNIPIVNFVDVPGFLPGTNQEWGGIIRHGAKMLYAYSEATVPKITVITRKAYGGSYLAMCSQDLGADQVYAWPTSEIAVMGPAGAANIIFRKDEDKEEKTAKYVEEFATPYKAAERGFVDVVIEPKQTRPAVINALAMLASKRENRAPKKHGNIPL, from the coding sequence ATGGCAACAGTGCAGGAAAAAATCGAGTTATTGCACGAAAAACTAGCTAAAGTAAAGGCTGGTGGCGGTGAAAAACGCGTCGAAAAACAACATTCTCAAGGCAAAATGACTGCTCGTGAACGTTTGGCGAAATTATTCGACGACAATTCTTTCGTTGAACTTGATCAATTTGTTAAACATCGTTGTGTTAACTTCGGTCAAGAAAAGAAAGAATTACCTGGCGAAGGTGTTGTAACCGGTTATGGTACTATTGACGGTCGTTTGGTGTATGCATTTGCACAAGACTTCACCGTAGAAGGTGGTTCTCTTGGTGAAATGCATGCTGCTAAAATCGTTAAAGTACAACGTTTAGCAATGAAAATGGGTGCGCCTATTGTTGGTATCAATGATTCCGGCGGGGCTCGTATTCAAGAAGCGGTAGATGCGCTTGCTGGTTACGGTAAAATTTTCTTTGAAAATACAAATGCATCCGGTGTTATTCCACAAATTTCCGTAATCATGGGACCATGTGCAGGCGGTGCTGTATATTCTCCAGCATTGACTGACTTTATCTACATGGTAAAAAATACATCTCAAATGTTTATCACTGGTCCGGCAGTAATTAAATCTGTAACCGGTGAAGAAGTAACGGCTGAAGATCTTGGTGGCGCAATGGCTCACAACTCCGTGTCCGGTGTTGCTCACTTTGCAGCTGAAGATGAAGATGACTGCATCGCGCAGATTCGCTACTTATTAGGCTTCTTGCCATCCAACAATATGGAAGATGCTCCATTAGTAGATACCGGTGATGACCCAACTCGTGAAGATGAAGCTTTAAATAGCTTGTTGCCTGATAACAGCAATATGCCTTACGATATGAAGGATGTTATTGCTGCAACAGTAGATAATGGTGAATTCTATGAAGTACAACCATTCTATGCAACAAATATCATCACTTGTTTCGCACGTTTTGACGGTCAGTCCGTTGGTATAATCGCTAACCAACCTAAAGTTATGGCGGGTTGCTTGGACATCAACGCATCCGATAAATCTTCCCGTTTCATCCGTTTCTGTGATGCTTTCAATATTCCAATCGTTAACTTTGTTGACGTTCCTGGTTTCTTGCCTGGCACAAATCAAGAATGGGGCGGTATCATTCGTCATGGTGCGAAGATGTTGTATGCTTACTCTGAAGCAACAGTTCCAAAAATTACTGTTATCACTCGTAAAGCGTATGGTGGTTCCTACTTAGCTATGTGTTCCCAAGATTTGGGCGCTGATCAAGTATATGCTTGGCCTACATCCGAAATCGCTGTAATGGGACCTGCAGGTGCTGCTAATATCATCTTCAGAAAAGATGAAGATAAAGAGGAAAAAACAGCTAAATATGTGGAAGAGTTCGCAACTCCATACAAAGCTGCAGAACGTGGCTTCGTAGACGTTGTTATCGAACCAAAACAAACTCGTCCGGCAGTTATCAACGCTTTGGCAATGCTTGCAAGCAAACGCGAAAACCGTGCTCCAAAGAAACATGGTAATATTCCATTATAA